The Carassius auratus strain Wakin chromosome 27, ASM336829v1, whole genome shotgun sequence genome includes a region encoding these proteins:
- the slc25a36a gene encoding solute carrier family 25 member 36-A, with protein MSQRDTLVHLFAGGCGGTVGAILTCPLEVVKTRLQSSSVTLYISEVQLSTVNGASVARMSPPGPLHCLKLILEKEGPRSLFRGLGPNLVGVAPSRAIYFAAYSTAKEKLNNVFDPDSTQVHMLSAGLAGFTAITATNPIWLIKTRLQLDARNRGERRMSAFECVRRVYQSDGLRGFYRGMSASYAGISETVIHFVIYESIKRKLIESKANANMDDEDESVKDASDFVGMMLAAATSKTCATSIAYPHEVIRTRLREEGSKYRSFFQTLNMVFREEGYRALYRGLTTHLVRQIPNTAIMMCTYELVVYLLSG; from the exons ATGAGTCAGAGGGACACCCTGGTTCATCTGTTTGCTGGAGG CTGTGGTGGCACTGTAGGTGCAATACTGACATGTCCTTTGGAGGTGGTGAAGACGAGGCTGCAGTCTTCTTCGGTGACTCTTTACATCTCTGAGGTCCAGCTCAGCACTGTGAATGGGGCCAGTGTGGCCCGCATGTCCCCACCTGGGCCTCTGCACTGTCTCAA gTTAATACTGGAGAAAGAAGGTCCTCGCTCACTCTTTAGGGGGCTGGGGCCCAACTTGGTGGGAGTGGCTCCATCCAG AGCCATTTATTTTGCTGCCTACTCCACAGCCAAAGAGAAGCTGAACAATGTTTTTGATCCCGACTCCACACAGGTGCACATGCTGTCCGCTGGTTTAGCAG GGTTCACTGCCATTACAGCAACCAACCCGATCTGGCTTATAAAGACTCGTTTGCAGCTCGATGCCAG GAACCGTGGAGAACGGCGTATGAGTGCATTTGAGTGTGTGCGGCGGGTCTATCAGTCAGATGGGTTACGGGGATTCTACAGGGGCATGTCTGCTTCTTATGCTGGCATTTCAGAGACTGTCATCCACTTTGTCATCTATGAAAGCATTAAACGCAAACTCATTGAGTCCAAGGCCAACGCTAACatggatgatgaagatgaatctGTAAAAGATGCTTCGGACTTTGTCGGAATGATGCTGGCTGCTGCCACATCCAAGACTTGCGCCACCTCAATTGCTTATCCTCACG AGGTTATTCGTACCAGACTACGTGAGGAGGGCAGCAAGTATCGTTCGTTCTTCCAAACTCTAAATATGGTGTTCCGGGAGGAGGGTTACAGAGCACTGTACCGAGGCCTCACTACTCATCTGGTCCGACAGATCCCTAATACTGCTATAATGATGTGCACCTATGAGCTGGTGGTCTACCTGCTCAGTGGTTAA